One stretch of Pomacea canaliculata isolate SZHN2017 linkage group LG1, ASM307304v1, whole genome shotgun sequence DNA includes these proteins:
- the LOC112573723 gene encoding zinc phosphodiesterase ELAC protein 2-like yields MRLCGDHDVFGLCLCSPLARERKHENDNIRLSYTWLLHVSKVNKRFMILDTRCRVNIAACMSVFRSLQLNQRISRHLVTDVKRLNRLLLSMKKQERPYLRHIKYREKVGGKLPVPSVIDVHVVGSGARGAPRSLLLTTNHSKYLFNCGEGTQRIASEFRMRLSKLENIFITHKSWDNIGGLLGMGLTLQVMKVPRLLIHGPPGVESVIMMAKGFAESPNIVLEKKELDNGTFTDTSLQIDYVPFYKKGFNPEKRCLNQDEKAVEDSQVKKKQKLVSEENAVAVAYICKPFPTQRKIILEKCVDLGVEVGPLFAKLKNGESVTLQNGSVVHPDQVLSDPETPSPILIVECPSEDYLDSMLASPQLETHQNCSDTDLNKPALIVHMTPLQVYKREEYQSWMKKFGPNVHHLVLNELTSEIMLEGVYRYQTQLNLVHSTIFPTLAHHPHSSQSEQVQSNDMPAETGAGCETTSVVMGCTNLRYQYRPKKEFVWDQCIRLDPEAYIAEALAQTDVKEVLDDLQQELKAMHSSIQQAKSNSHRAGMYPRFVFLGTGSSVPSKGRNVSGLVVHLSDDATVILDCGEGTSGQLYRHYGNEAGHVLRTLKAVFVSHLHADHHMGLFSLLRDRQAALDASKQEMTPTLLLAPIQLARWLRFYDEHVEPIKSLFRHIPLQYVLSHMLELPVNANMYADILKELSLSEFVPVEVEHCPNAFGLSMVHKDGWKLVFSGDTIPCERLVNAGKDCDILVHEATHEDNLEEEAHQKRHSTTSQAIDIGQRMGAKFILLNHFSQRYAKIPVFNDLQSTNVGIAFDNMSVSMCELPLLPLFIPALKALFAEEHADLEAISIKRNRRKELQEKLSAQIRS; encoded by the exons ATGCGACTGTGTGGCGACCATGATGTATTTGGCTT atgCTTATGCTCTCCCCTGGCCCgagaaagaaaacacgaaaATGACAACATCCGGTTGAGTTACACATGGTTActtcatgtcagcaaagtcaaTAAACGTTTCATGATACTGGACACACGTTGTAGAGTCAACATTGCCGCGTGCATGTCTGTGTTCCGTAGTCTACAGCTTAACCAGA ggATCTCTCGGCACCTTGTGACTGATGTAAAGAGGCTCAATCGTCTTTTGCTGAGTATGAAAAAACAGGAACGGCCATACCTTCGCCATATAAAGTACCGTGAAAAAGTTGGAGGCAAACTTCCAGTTCCCTCTGTCATTGATGTTCATGTTGTGGGCAGTGGGGCAAGGGGTGCCCCACGGTCCTTACTGCTGACAACAAATCATAGCAA GTACCTTTTCAATTGCGGTGAAGGAACTCAAAGAATTGCATCAGAATTTAG GATGCGACTTTCTAAACTAGAGAACATTTTCATTACACATAAGAGCTGGGATAACATAGGAGGTCTTCTAG GTATGGGCCTGACCCTACAGGTCATGAAAGTCCCACGACTCCTTATCCATGGCCCCCCTGGTGTG gAAAGTGTCATCATGATGGCTAAAGGCTTTGCAGAGTCTCCAAATATAGTTCTTG agAAGAAAGAGCTAGATAACGGAACATTTACAGATACTTCACTTCAGATTGACTATGTTCCTTTTTATAAGAAGGGCTTCAATCCTGAAAAAAGATGTCTTAATCAAGATGAAAAAGCTGTTGAAGATTCACAAG ttaagaaaaaacagaaacttgtttcagaagaaaatgctgttgctgttgcataCATTTGTAAG CCTTTCccgacacaaagaaaaataattttggagAAATGTGTTGATCTAGGAGTTGAAGT gggACCCTTATTTGCCAAGCTGAAGAATGGAGAGAGCGTGACGCTACAAAATGGCAGTGTT gTCCATCCAGACCAGGTTCTGAGTGATCCTGAGACACCTTCTCCAATTCTCA ttGTCGAGTGTCCCAGTGAAGACTACCTTGATTCCATGCTAGCCAGCCCTCAGCTAGAAACTCACCAGAATTGCAGTGATACTGATTTAAATAAACCAGCACTTATTGTCCATATGACCCCACTACAAGTGTACAAGAGAGAGGAGTACCAATCATGGATGAAGAA ATTTGGTCCAAATGTGCATCATCTTGTTCTGAATGAGCTAACATCAGAAATAATGCTGGAAGGGGTGTATCGTTACCAGACTCAGTTAAATCTTGTGCACTCTACCATTTTTCCTACTCTGGCACATCATCCACATAGCTCCCAATCTGAACAAGTACAAAGCAATGATATGCCTGCAGAGACAGGAGCTGGGTGTGAGACTACATCAGTTGTGATGGGCTGCACTAACCTTCGTTATCAGTACAGACCCAAGAAAGAGTTTGTTTG GGATCAGTGTATTCGGCTGGACCCGGAAGCGTACATAGCAGAGGCTTTAGCACAGACAGATGTGAAAGAGGTGCTTGATGATCTTCAACAAGAGTTAAAAGCAATGCATAGTAGCATTCAACAAGCAAAGAGTAATAGTCACAGGGCAGGAATGTACCCACGCTTTGTGTTTCTTGGTACAGGTTCCTCTGTTCCAAGCAAGGGACGAAATGTCAGTGGCCTTGTAGTGCACCTGAG TGATGACGCTACGGTGATTCTTGACTGTGGTGAAGGTACTTCAGGCCAGCTTTACCGCCATTATGGGAATGAAGCAGGACATGTGCTTAGGACCCTGAAAGCAGTCTTTGTTTCTCACCTACATGCTGATCATCATATG gGTCTTTTCAGCCTTCTTCGAGATAGACAGGCAGCCTTGGATGCTTCAAAGCAGGAAATGACTCCCACCCTGCTGTTGGCCCCAATTCAACTTGCTCGTTGGCTTCGGTTTTACGATGAGCATGTAGAACCTATAAAATCATTATTCAG GCATATTCCCCTGCAATATGTGCTGTCACACATGCTTGAACTGCCAGTGAATGCAAACATGTATGCAGATATCTTGAAGGAACTGTCATTGTCAGAG TTTGTGCCAGTTGAAGTTGAACATTGTCCTAATGCTTTTGGTCTCTCAATGGTGCACAAAGATGGATGGAAACTTGTTTTCTCAGGGGACACAATTCCTTGTGAACGGCTTGTAAATGCAG GAAAAGACTGTGATATTTTGGTGCATGAAGCCACACATGAAGATAATTTAGAAGAAGAGGCTCACCAGAAAAGGCACAG taCCACTTCCCAGGCAATCGACATTGGGCAGCGAATGGGGGCTAAGTTCATTCTGCTAAATCACTTCAGTCAACGTTATGCAAAGATCCCTGTCTTCAATGATTTGCAGTCTACAAATGTTGGCATTGCTTTTGATAATATGAGT GTGAGCATGTGTGAGCTTCCTCTCCTACCTCTGTTCATCCCTGCACTGAAAGCCCTGTTTGCAGAGGAACATGCTGATCTGGAAGCCATTTCCATTAAACGGAATAGAAGGAAAGAACTTCAGGAAAAGTTATCTGCCCAAATAAGATCTTGA
- the LOC112572681 gene encoding uncharacterized protein LOC112572681, with the protein MASGNTQSRSSLIKKLKDRTYLVTVFLKSCAAGLITAQTQYIYSRVTESYMDDLLILMRNSTESPTCGSTFSNTSSPAFYKQLEIEAEISTDAAQWSMYLMMANLIPLIILILLLGSRSDQVGRRFIFLVNLIGSAINGIIFSFVVYYKLPLYALAIGSAIEGMAGGMFGTVMASFSHSSDQHNEDVSAEDTIGRQEESRNNPEKINADNFPASHSHAMSPETNNGNIDTMAPDCKPQGADDMEGKNTNKDPRNGFKPTETHVPDVNRSVRLLAIESLSLMAFGSLQVVNGYIIKYGGFFYPAIFATGILLADIVFTFLFLADSEKQVRAERTRSVFEPLRIVFRAVRQPQKLLAFVLCNLGFMLVIFGDGGMLRTLTIYQMSPPLCWGSLELGWFTGALYLSSILSVPFLMLLKRLKFSDPAMAGIGLLIAALVTAIYIAAENNGWIFFLGAVLSSPAMLPYALTRTITSRLAGPEALGSLFATTALFEQIMILIGLVSGTRVYQSTLTTFHSAVFVFFSLIFFVASLIYFTEAIIDRRRNLRRQKVLTAGFQSYGTYTRPQRNTIKPGNNCY; encoded by the exons ATGGCTTCAGGAAATACCCAGAGTCGCTCCTCCTTGATCAAGAAATTGAAAGATCGAACCTACCTGGTCACGGTCTTCCTAAAAAGTTGTGCGGCTGGACTGATAACGGCCCAGACTCAGTACATCTACAGCAGAGTGACTGAAAGTTATATGGATGATTTGCTGATACTGATGAGGAACAGCACCGAAAGCCCCACCTGCGGGTCGACCTTTTCAAACACCTCCAGCCCAGCCTTCTACAAGCAGTTGGAG ATTGAAGCAGAAATTAGCACTGATGCGGCTCAATGGTCGATGTACCTGATGATGGCAAATCTCATTCCACTGATTATACTCATTCTTCTACTGGGGTCTCGCTCTGATCAG GTGGGACGCCGTTTCATTTTTCTGGTGAATCTCATCGGCTCTGCTATCAATGGCATCATTTTCAGTTTCGTCGTCTACTACAAGCTTCCCCTCTATGCTCTTGCAATAGGGAGTGCAATCGAAGGTATGGCAGGCGGAATGTTCGGCACGGTGATGGCATCCTTCTCTCACTCCTCCGATCAGCACAACGAAGACGTAAGTGCGGAGGATACGAtaggaagacaagaagaaagtcGCAACAACCCtgagaaaataaatgcagataaTTTCCCAGCTTCTCATAGTCACGCCATGTCTCCCGAAACCAATAATGGAAATATCGACACGATGGCCCCGGATTGCAAGCCTCAAGGAGCTGATGACATGGAAGGAAAGAATACGAACAAGGACCCCAGGAATGGATTCAAACCAACCGAAACGCACGTGCCGGACGTTAACAGATCTGTACGTCTTCTGGCCATCGAGAGCCTTTCTCTCATGGCTTTCGGTTCCTTGCAGGTGGTCAATGGCTACATCATCAAATATGGAGGTTTCTTCTACCCAGCCATCTTCGCCACTGGAATCCTGCTTGCTGACATCGTCTTTACCTTTTTATTCCTTGCCGACTCGGAGAAGCAAGTCAGAGCCGAGAGGACAAGGAGCGTTTTCGAACCGCTGCGGATTGTTTTTCGAGCAGTACGACAGCCACAGAAGCTTCTGGCTTTCGTCCTGTGTAACCTGGGTTTCATGCTGGTCATCTTTGGTGACGGAGGAATGTTGCGTACTCTAACAATCTACCAGATGAGTCCGCCACTTTGTTGGGGTTCGCTGGAGCTCGGGTGGTTCACTGGTGCATTGTATTTGAGTTCCATTTTGTCTGTTCCTTTTCTCATGCTGCTCAAACGCTTGAAATTCTCGGACCCGGCCATGGCGGGTATTGGGTTACTGATTGCAGCCCTGGTTACCGCGATCTACATAGCAGCTGAGAATAATGGGTGGATATTTTTCTTAG GTGCCGTGCTTAGCAGCCCTGCGATGCTGCCCTACGCTCTGACCAGGACAATAACATCTCGACTGGCAGGTCCTGAAGCCCTCG GGTCTCTGTTTGCGACCACGGCATTGTTCGAGCAGATCATGATTCTCATAGGGTTAGTATCAGGTACGAGAGTGTATCAAAGTACACTAACGACGTTTCATTCAGCTGTCTTCGTCTTCTTCAGCCTGATTTTCTTCGTCGCCTCGTTAATATACTT CACCGAAGCCATCATAGACCGTCGACGCAACCTGCGGCGTCAGAAGGTCCTGACTGCTGGCTTCCAGTCTTATGGCACATACACACGCCCACAGAGGAACACAATCAAGCCGGGAAATAATTGCTACTAA